From Carya illinoinensis cultivar Pawnee chromosome 5, C.illinoinensisPawnee_v1, whole genome shotgun sequence, one genomic window encodes:
- the LOC122311996 gene encoding chaperone protein DnaJ translates to MQMEPDRESLSYYGVLGVGMNSSAEELRRAYRKLAMQWHPDRWTKTPSLLGQAKRKFQQIQEAYSVLSDQRKRTLYDAGLYDPDDEQDEGFSDFLQEMVSLMKQTRREKKNYSLEELQRMLVEMAQGFESPTWFCGPSIVGNSGCSKRTRWETDQMPRRSSHLHTSSLGMFGSSGCCN, encoded by the exons ATGCAGATGGAGCCTGACAGAGAGTCGCTATCTTATTACGGCGTTCTTGGTGTTGGCATGAACTCGTCTGCTGAAGAATTAAGGCGTGCTTATCGCAAGCTTGCTATG CAATGGCATCCAGATAGATGGACTAAAACCCCTTCTCTGTTGGGTCAAGCTAAACGAAAATTCCAGCAAATCCAAGAAGCCTattcag TGCTGTCAGACCAGAGGAAGAGGACGCTGTATGATGCAGGGTTATATGACCCCGATGATGAACAAGATGAG GGCTTTTCTGATTTTCTCCAAGAAATGGTCTCTCTCATGAAGCAGACCAGGAGAGAG AAAAAGAATTATAGCTTGGAGGAGCTACAGAGGATGCTTGTGGAAATGGCTCAAGGATTCGAATCTCCTACATGGTTTTGCGGACCCTCAATTGTTGGAAACTCCGGATGCTCAAAGAGAACACGTTGGGAAACAGATCAAATGCCGCGTAGAAGCTCACATTTGCATACATCAAGCTTGGGGATGTTTGGAAGTAGCGGCTGTTGCAATTAA